The following nucleotide sequence is from Dehalococcoidia bacterium.
AGTCTGGATACGCTCAGCGACCGCCGTCTCGTCTCCAGCGATTAGCACCTCATCCAGCATTTCGTTGGTCCATCCCGAATCGGGAGTACCTTCAAAGCCCGCCTCTGCGAACATATTCGCGTAGAACGGAATGCTGGGGAAGTAGCCGAGTCTGGCTCTCACACCGTCTCTTGCCGCGTCGAGGTCATCTGTGACGCACACCGGAGCATGAGCAATCAACGGCGGCACATCCCGCCCGGCAGACTCTGCCCCTCGATTCAGGGCAGGCACGGCGGTGTCCCTCAGGTAGAAGTGCGGGCACACCCAGCTTATCGCGCCGTCGGACAGCTCACCGCAGGTCTCGAATGCTCCAGGACGAAGTGCGGAAGCCATGATCGGTACGTCTACCGGGTTGGCAATCGAGGAGTTCGCAGAGTACCAGCGTCCCTCGAACTCGACCGCGCCAGTGTGCATCAGCGATCGCAGTATATGCAGATACTCCCTCAGGTGGCCTATGGGGG
It contains:
- a CDS encoding LLM class flavin-dependent oxidoreductase; translation: MGEQNVIGVSVTAPNAQVAVDRIKHLDEIGIGCAWLTSSGGGGEAVTVLAAAAAVTDEIKLGTSIVQTWSRHPVTLVQQVQVIDSLAPGRFRLGVGPSHKAGMISTFGVDFRAPIGHLREYLHILRSLMHTGAVEFEGRWYSANSSIANPVDVPIMASALRPGAFETCGELSDGAISWVCPHFYLRDTAVPALNRGAESAGRDVPPLIAHAPVCVTDDLDAARDGVRARLGYFPSIPFYANMFAEAGFEGTPDSGWTNEMLDEVLIAGDETAVAERIQTIFDWGASEVLLTPVPAGDDPDTDARTLKLLAEVQQG